The Nothobranchius furzeri strain GRZ-AD chromosome 17, NfurGRZ-RIMD1, whole genome shotgun sequence nucleotide sequence CAAGAAGAACCCTTTGGATTGCAAAGGCACCAAGAAGACTGAGCACTCCAGCCATGCCCACAAGTCTGCCTCCCCAACTCCATCAATTGTACGTTTTTCCCCTCGGTGTATAAACTGTTGTGAATCTCTATAGAGCTAAATAATCTTGTCAGTTGTTTTCGCACCACTGCACTGAGGTCTGTCATCAGAAATCCTCTCAAGTTACTTTAGCAGCAAGCACGTGGTTTCATTATTTAGGAATCCTAATCTAACCAATCAAATACCTTGTAGTCCGTAAGCGGGACTTGGAAGTTCTAAATCTCTCATGACTCATCTCTTTTCCAGAAATCCGAAGCAAAGATGGAGGAGATCCTGAAAGAAATCAAATCCCTCAAGGACCTGATCAGCAGTCAGGAGAAGCGAATCATCAAACTTGAAGAGCAAATgtctaaagttgacctttaaggaCCCTTCAGCCTCCAACCCGCTACAATTCAGGACGTTCCATTGGCTGGGGAGTTTGCAGGAGCAGTCACTGCCTATCTTAATGACAGTGTTTGGACTGACTCCTGCCAAGCAAAAACCCCTAGCAACATTCCAGATGAACTTTTTCTTAGCTAGCCCCAAACCCTCTGTTAACACAGGTGGAATAGGAAGGATGTGGTAAATTTAACAGAACGTATTTTTTGCATATTGGTGACATACAACTCATTTCTTTTGATTTTGCCTTGTCGGATAAAAACGTCCTAATTCTTCTAATTTCAGAAcgaccaaaacaaacaaacaaaccgtgTGTCAACAACACTTCCTTTGTATGTTGATGTGTCTGTATTCTTAAACAGCTCTCATGTTTCATGTTAGCCTGGCCCAAAATGAAAACGTTGCCAAATTACGGATTATGTTTACACCTTGTTAACAGTATTTTTCTCTTTAAAATGCAAACAGTAAAACTTGATGCTGCAGACTCTTTTCTACTAAATTAAAATTGAaaacaaatgaagaaatgcattcACGTTGGTCTCTTTAGACATGCTAAATAACGGATGGCGGTTTGTACGGATGCTGAACACATTGATTTGCTGCTCCggtttcattttatttcttacattTTTATCTTTGTGTCATAAAATCAGCCTGCTAAAATAACAGGAGAAAACGACGTTCCACTGatctgatcaggtttgttttgtcaAAGTGCAGCCTCCAGCATCAGTGTTTATTGTTCATGGGCTTCCTGAACCCATaagttgaggttttttttttttttcatgatatGACACCCCAGATCTGTATTTTCTGCACAATCACAAAAGAAAATAATTAACATATCAACTTGAAAATTTCAAACCTGGTTGTAAAGCTGGATGTTACTACAGACCTCTAGGACTGTGTGTGTAGATGTCCCTTATACCTTTGGCTTTTAGTTTCCCATCGCTTCAGATATTCCTAATTTTTGTTTCTTATTCTAGAGATTATAAAAATCTAAGACCTGCCTCTAATCTGGAGAAACGATAAAATAGTTTAGATGCCACTCCCTGGTTAGTTTTAACCTGTTTCTTGTTCCAGCTGTGCTTATATCCCTCTTAGCACTTCCACTTTTTAGTTATTCTGAGTTTATTTTTCCATTCAGTACAAATCTAGGAACCAGTAAGTGGTCCAACCTGCTCCAATAAAAGCTctatttttgatttttttaaactgGTTTCCCAATGGGAAGCTGAGACGGGTAATGGTTCAGTCTGTTTGCCTTCATTAATTGTGAACACTGTAAAGACCTGAAAGTGCCATAGAGGAAACCCTGGAAGTGTGTATTAGACTGTTGTAGTGAGTGGAAGAAGGGAGGTGTCTGGATTTAAAACGTTCCAAGAGTCCTGCTGCTCCGTCTAACAGCAGAAAGCTGCTGGGATTTTCCATCGGAGCAGGTAGGAAACATGGATTTCATACCAAGAATCTCTTGGCTGAGTACACCGGTCTTTCAATTCAGTGGGTCTCAAAGATGCACTTTGAGCAGCAGAATAATGGTGACCGTAAAAATCTGTGTTCAGGCAGAAATGATCCTGCCACTCTAGAGGAACATTGTTGGCACAAGCGTATCTGAATTGTAGCAATCCAAAGGGACGGTGTAGGATGAGGAAATGTGCAGTTGAATGATAGATGTGTTTGTTACTAAGGTTTAGGAAAAATGAGTGAAAGTTGTGTAAATAtaccatgatcagatctttttttttcttttaaaatttcTGTGGTTGTGCTGAAGAGGGTATTCGTATGGGTGGTGGGTTTTAAATGTTTCCCCTGTTTGTGTTCCTCGCACCTTGCCAATGAGTAAAGCAGAACCtgttagaaaatgaaaaaaatctaATCAGACAAAACCCAACCAGAACCAAGCCTGGTCGAGTTCTGCTCAGCATTTTTGTTTAATATTCTTGCTTCAAACATTGATTATAAGAAAATAAAGAATTTTTAAAATGTGctctttgtagttttttttaaatcattaggAAGCCCTtactactcaggatgttgtggattggtgggcagaatacttcgaagacctcctcaatcccactgaaacgtcttccagtgaggaagcagtctgtggactttgggttggcctctcaaatctctggtgctgaggtcactgaggtggttcaaaagctcctctgtggcaaggctccgggggtggatgagatccacccgcagttccttaaggctctggacgttgtggggctgtgttggctgatgcggctctgcaatatcacgtggacatcgggggcagtcccactggactggcagaccaggatggtggtccccttattcaaatggggggaccgcagggtgtgctcCAACTACAGGGGTATCACACCCCTGAgctttcctggtaaggtctattcaggggttctcgaGAGGAGGGTccctcagattgttgaacctcagattcaggaggagcaatgtggtattcatcctggccatggaacactggaccagctctatacccttagggggatcctggagggtacgTGGGAATTTgctcaaccaatctacatgtgttttgtggatttggagaaggcgtttgaccgcgtccctcgggggttcTCTGGGAGTattgggtaccaggccctctgatatgggctgttaggtccctgtatgaccggtgtcagagcttggtctgaattgccagcagtaagtcgggctcgttcccagtgagttggactctgccaaggctgcccattgtcaccgattctgttcattacctttatggatggGATTTCTAGACGcaaccaaggtgttgagggcatccgttttggtgacctgaggatcaggactctgctttttgcagatgatgtggtcctgtttgtttcatcagaacgtgatcttcagctttcgctggagcggtttgcagccaagtgtgaagcagctgggatgagaatcagaccatggtcttgagtcggaaaagggtagaatgcctcctccgggtcagggattaggtcctgccccaagtggaggagtttaagtatgtcgTGGTCTTGCTCACAAgtaagggaaaactggagcgtaagattgataggcggattggtggtgcatctgcagtgatgcgggcattgtaccggtctgtcgtgttgAAGAGAGAggggagtcagaaggcgaagctcttgatttaccggtagatctacgttcctaccctcacctatggtcatgagctttgggtagtgaccgaaagaacaagattgcagatacaaacagccgaaattagttttctccgggctttcccttagagatagggtgagaagctcggtcatccaggaggggctcggagtagatttgctgctcctccacatcaaaaggagccagttgaggtggcttgggcaactggtcaggatgcctcctggacacctccctggtgaggttttctgggcacgtccaatcaggaggaggcctaaaggtagacccaggacatgttggagggactgtctgtcacctggccagggaacaccttgggatttccccggaggagctggcccaagtggctggggagtgggaagtctggacctctcgacttaggctattgcccccgcaacccgactctggataagcggatgaaaatggatggatggatggatggatggattagaaAACCCATGAAGGGATAATATTACACAAAAGCTTACTGCTGCATCCTGTGCTGCAGTGAGGGTCTCTActtcctctataaacactccaaatgggaAAAGGTCATCCAATTTTTGTCAGtgtttaatttaaaagttatgACCAGCAGTGGTTTGATCAATGAATTATCTTTGTACATGATATTATGGATAAAGATTGTGAAATATTACAGCTACAgaattttaaatacaaatttaataACATTCAATGTTCTCTTCAGGAATATGAGAAAGTATGTAAGGCTATACCAGTGACTTTGATACAGATGATAAAAAACACAATCCTATTCTCTAATGTTCAAACAAAACTTCCTAATTTATTAATAGGAGAATTGAACATCAcagaaagaaaatgtgaaaataaatttttaaatgGAGCCTTTAAAAATATATCTATCATGATTATGATATAAAGATTAAACTAAAAATATTAGGAAATCCGTTAATTGAAGGAAAACAATAAAAATTTCTAAAATGGCCTAAAATGCCAAAAGTAaaagaaatgcaatttaaaatTCTTAACAACTACTATCCATCAGCAGAGACACCGAGGAAGAGATTTGGTTTTGAATTTGACCCTTGTGAATTCTCTAAGGGAAGACCTGAAGGAATAGAACACTTATTTTTCAGCTGTCCTGTCAGTAAGAAGTTTTAGGAAGAAGTCCTTTGTTGGTTAAGAAATAAAATAAGAGAACTTGATCGTTTTACAAATGAAGATATTCTTATTTAAAATTCTTAATTAAATGGGAATAATTCAttgttaacattattattatgggTAAATGCCACATCCACGaaagcaaatggaaaaaacaacTGCCAAACATTACCTGTTTAATAGATTAATTCCGTATGTTCTTATTCACTTTGATTCGTACAAAAAATTCCAATGCAACTGCAAAAGCCATTTGTCATGCTGCAGAAAATTTTTTAATCTTGCAACactgtttttactttgtgatataagtgcctctttttaagtttcttatttgtttttcttttattgttactaagGATGCCTTGCATGTTTCCATTATGTGTTGTTGTCTCCACGAGAAATTGTAATAAGCAtatattgataataaaaaaacagCGCGGGTGAGGGATCTAGCTAATATATATATCTATGCGCATAAACTCAGAAACGAACGCTCGGCCAGCGTCTGCACGTCAATCACGTGACCAAGCGTCGGGTCTGCATCTCCTTTCCTAGTCCTTTAATACGTCACTACTACCTGCCAGCGTCTGTACGTCAATCACGTGACCAAGCGTAAGCGTCGGGTCATCTTCTTTCCCTTTAATACGTCACTCACTGCTACCTGTTAGCTTATTTCAGCCTTGTGGTTGGTAGGTGTTGCACGTCGGATACCGGTTGGGGAAAAAAAACGTTTCAAAGGAGTTTCGTGTTTTTCTGGCTTATTTCACTTCTGATTACTAGCAGTTTAACCTCAGGTGAGTTTTTAAAAGCAGAAATTCAGCTTTTTTCTAAAGAAACTCAAAGGTTCTTTATGTCTGAGGAGCACAGTAACCTGACACTTGTGGCTGAATTCAGTTTATCTACTGTCAGCGATTCAGTTAAACAGCCAATCCAGGAATCCAGAATGAACGAATATACTAGAATTCAAGCCTTAAAACAGAACATCAGTAGGGAGCGTGAAGGGTTTGAGGAAACCCCGTTTCACCAAGTCATATCTGAGCCCAGTACTCAGAGCCTTGACACTGAATTCATGTTTCCCTCTGTCATTGATGCAGTTAAACAGCAAATCCAAGAAACCAGAATGAAGGAAAATTCTATTATTCAAGGATTAAAGTTTAAATTCACAGCTCTGATTCAAGGGCTTGAAGAACAAATGTTTAAACTTCCAAAAAATCGAGAAGATTTTGAAATCAGCAAAGTTAGGTCAATTGAGGAAATAGAGGGTATGAAATCTCttctgctggagcagagaaaagaCTTTGAAGAGGAAAGATCTCTATCAGATTACGAGATCAATGAAATTCAGACTTTTCAGCACGATGAAAGAGAAATGATTGAACTTTTGAAAAACAATTTAGCAGTTCAGAGCAACGACCTGCAGGAAGAAAAAGTAAGCCTACAAGAGGAATGGCATCATCTTGAGCAGGCAAAACTCCAAATGAAAGAGGTTTATGAAAACCTACAGGAGGAAAATGAGAAATTGAAGACACACATAAAGGATATCGAGAGAGCCAAAGCAGACGCTGATAGAGAGATTGAAAACATGAAAATTCAACTCGAAGCAGATAAAACGTTGTTTGAACAGACGAAGAAAAGCTCAGAGCTGGAGTTTGTAACTATGAGAGAACCTTTGGATGATGAGAAACGTCAGCTTGACTGTGAGAAAACAGAGTTTGAGAAAACAAAGACTGAATCACAGCAGGAGATAAGAGACACCGTTCAAATGCTGAATGATGAGAAAATGGATCTAGAAATTAGAAAGAAAAGCTCTGAGCAGGATTTAATAAATATGAGAAAAGCTCTGGATGATGAGAAACTTCTGCTTGAAGCTCTTAAAGAAAACCTAAATATGCAGAGAATTGCGTTCGAACAGAAAAAGACTGAAACCGAACAGAAGCTAAGAGATGTTGTTGAAATGCTGAATGATGAGACAACATATCTAGAAATTAGAATTGAAAATCTACACAATGAGCAATCTGAGTTTGAACAGAAAAAGACTGAAACCGAACAGAAGCTAAGAGATGTTGTTGAAATGCTGAATGATGAGACAACATATCTAGAAATTAGAATTGAAAATCTACACGAAGAAAAATCTGAGTTTGAACAGAAAAAGACTGAAACCGAACAGGAGATAAGAGATGTTGTTGAAATGCTGAATGAGGAGACAACATATCTAGAAATTAGAATTGAAAATCTACACAATGAGCAATCTGAGTTTGAACAGAAAAAGACTGAAACCGAACAGGAGATAAGAGATGTTGTTGAAATGCTGAATGATGAGACAACATATCTAGAAATTAGAATTGAAAATCTACACGAAGAAAAATCTGAGTTTGAACAGAAAAAGACTGAAACCGAACAGGAGATAAGAGATGTTGTTGAAATGCTGAATGATGAGACAACATATCTAGAAATTAGAATTGAAAATCTACACAATGAGCAATCTGAGTTTGAACAGAAAAAGACTGAAACCGAACAGAAGCTAAGAGATGTTGTTGAAATGCTGAATGAGGAGACAACATATCTAGAAATTAGAATTGAAAATCTACACAATGAGCAATCTGAGTTTGAACAGAAAAAGACTGAAACCGAACAGAAGCTAAGAGATGTTGTTGAAATGCTGAATGAGGAGACAACATATCTAGAAATTAGAATTGAAAATCTACACAATGAGCAATCTGAGTTTGAACAGAAAAAGACTGAAACCGAACAGAAGATAAGAGATGTTGTTGAAATGCTGAATGATGAGACAACATATCTAGAAATTAGAATTGAAAATCTACACAATGAGCAATCTGAGTTTGAACAGAAAAAGACTGAAACCGAACAGGAGATAAGAGATGTTGTTGAAATGCTGAATGATGAGACAACATATCTAGAAATTAGAATTGAAAATTTACACGAAGAAAAATCTGAGTTTGAACAGAAAAAGACTGAAGCCGAACAGAAGATAAGAGATGTTGTTGAAATGCTGAATGATGAGACAACATATCTAGAAATTAGAATTGAAAATTTACACGAAGAAAAATCTGAGTTTGAACAGAAAAAGACTGAAGCCGAACAGGAGATAAGAGATGTTGTTGAAATGCTGAATGATGAGACAACATATCTAGAAATTAGAATTGAAAATCTACACGAAGAAAAATCTGAGTTTGAACAGAAAAAGACTGAAACCGAACAGAAGCTAAGAGATGTTGTTGAAATGCTGAATGAGGAGACAACATATCTAGAA carries:
- the LOC129153025 gene encoding golgin subfamily A member 6-like protein 25, which encodes MSEEHSNLTLVAEFSLSTVSDSVKQPIQESRMNEYTRIQALKQNISREREGFEETPFHQVISEPSTQSLDTEFMFPSVIDAVKQQIQETRMKENSIIQGLKFKFTALIQGLEEQMFKLPKNREDFEISKVRSIEEIEGMKSLLLEQRKDFEEERSLSDYEINEIQTFQHDEREMIELLKNNLAVQSNDLQEEKVSLQEEWHHLEQAKLQMKEVYENLQEENEKLKTHIKDIERAKADADREIENMKIQLEADKTLFEQTKKSSELEFVTMREPLDDEKRQLDCEKTEFEKTKTESQQEIRDTVQMLNDEKMDLEIRKKSSEQDLINMRKALDDEKLLLEALKENLNMQRIAFEQKKTETEQKLRDVVEMLNDETTYLEIRIENLHNEQSEFEQKKTETEQKLRDVVEMLNDETTYLEIRIENLHEEKSEFEQKKTETEQEIRDVVEMLNEETTYLEIRIENLHNEQSEFEQKKTETEQEIRDVVEMLNDETTYLEIRIENLHEEKSEFEQKKTETEQEIRDVVEMLNDETTYLEIRIENLHNEQSEFEQKKTETEQKLRDVVEMLNEETTYLEIRIENLHNEQSEFEQKKTETEQKLRDVVEMLNEETTYLEIRIENLHNEQSEFEQKKTETEQKIRDVVEMLNDETTYLEIRIENLHNEQSEFEQKKTETEQEIRDVVEMLNDETTYLEIRIENLHEEKSEFEQKKTEAEQKIRDVVEMLNDETTYLEIRIENLHEEKSEFEQKKTEAEQEIRDVVEMLNDETTYLEIRIENLHEEKSEFEQKKTETEQKLRDVVEMLNEETTYLEIRIENLHNEQSEFEQKKTETEQKIRDAVQILNYEKTYIEITTGRLNEEKRELEARSQLVDKQKATVEEERWLLQEQIIKQNNEKKKLEETKIKLDQVYDKLLKGKAKLKKNIPKFKTNEAEMQEMMGSLEEQKKVFDETEKL